Genomic DNA from Desulfonema ishimotonii:
ATCTCCCGGATCGCCCGGACGGATTCCCGGACCACCTCTTCGGCCTCGTCGTTGAGCCGGGTAAAAACGGCCAGACCGTCGGCGATTTTTTTGTGGGCTTCAATCTGAGAGGACCGGGTTGTACTGCTCTCCTCCAGGATGTTCCCGGATACCCTGGAAATTTTTTCGGAAAGCCGACGGATTTCACCTGTAAGGACCGAAAACATCTCACTCGAATCCGCAGAACGGCTGCTCTCCACCGCAATGTTGAGGCCAATGACGTTAAGGGATATGCCGGTTTTTTCGACCACCGGGCAGATGGTGCCAAGCTGCCCCAGGTCATCGGAACTGCGGGTTACGTTTTCCAGGCTGGCCGCGATGTCGTCCCGGTACCGACCGAGTTCCCCCTGGGCATCCCGCACCAGCCGGTCCACCGTGTTCAGCAGCCCATCGTCTTCGCTGCCCCCGATCGCCAGGGTGGTTTTACGGGTCAGCCGGGCGAGATCGTCAGCATCTTCATACAGCCGCTGCAACGCCCGGCCCAGCGCGAGGAAACGGGCCTCTGCATCGCCCATGATTGCCGTCAGGGTCTTGCCCAGTTCGGGAAGCCCCTCCTGCAAATCCGGGACCGATGGCCCGTCCGCCCGCTCCTCTGAACGACCGCCCAGACGGGATAACCGGCGAATGTTGTGCGCTGTCCTGCGGATGTTCAGACGCCATTTACGTGTCATAATAAACCCTTTTTTTCCCATTGTGAGCCCCTACCCCGGTAATCCCAGGGCACGGATCGAATCGGCCAGCCGATCCTTTTCAATGGGCTTGACAATATAGGCGGTTGCCACCCCGTTATAGTAAGCCTGAAAAACATTTTTGGGGTCGTCAAGGGCGGTCACCATAATGACCCGGACCTCGGCGGTTCCCCGTATGCCGTATTGTTTTTCCATGTCACGGATACGGACCAGGGCCTGCTGACCGTCCGTATTGGGCATCATAATGTCCATGCAGATCAGATCATAGGGTGCGTTCTCCTCATGGGCCAGCCGGAAGGCCTGAACAGCCTCGTCACCATCCACAACGATGTCACAATCGCCATAGGCGGAGAGGATATCCTTGAGAATCCGGCGGGCGATAAAATCATCTTCAGCAATCAGAATCTTCATCATTCTCCGTCCTTTTATGAATCTTAGGGAGTTTCGCGAAATAAAACTGCCCATGTCAGACACAGGGGAACCCCACATTCCCCGGCGTCGGTCTTCCGGCGGGTGGTTTATTTGTGCCGAATGCCCTCATTCCGAATAAATGCGGTCTGACATACCCGGACGCCGGACCCCTGAAGCTGGGAATCTGGCCCGCAGGCAGTCTGGCCGTCGTGCCCGGCCCCCTTTCCGCCATTGAGCTGCCTGTGCATTACCGCTGCGGTCCGCGTCATCTGGTCGGTCAGAAACCGAGCCTTGCCCGGATCATTTGCCCGCGCCGCCAGTTTGAGACGGAAGGCGTCATCGGCAATGTCGCTCCGGCCTGCCTCGGCAGCCACCCGCCGCAACCGCTCTGCAAGACGTTCCAGGGCGTCCGAATCTCCGGCCTGAACAGCCGATTCCACCTCCTCCAGGGCGTCGCATACGCCGCTGAAAAGAAGGTGCGGCTCATTTTCGGACTGTAACGCCCCGGCTGCGCTCTGACCGTCCGCCATCAGCGCGACCCGCGCCGGCCGATAGGAAACGGGTATATATTTTGAGAGAATTTTTCCAAAAGTCGCCTGCGTCACGGGCTTGGCCAGATAATCGGTCATGCCGGCGGCCACACACCGGTCACGGTCACGGGGAAAGGCGTGGGCCGTCAGGGCGATGATGGGCGTCTCCGGGTCGGTTTCCCGGATCATCCGGCTCGCGGCCAGCCCGTCCATTTCCGGCATCTGGACATCCATGAGGATGAGGTCAAAGGCCGATGCGCTCAGGGCATCCAATGCCGCCCGCCCGTTTCTGACGGCCGTCACCGCGATTCCCATTTCCTCAAGGATACCGGTAAACACGCACCGGCTGATCTCGTCGTCTTCCGCCAGCAGTATGCGGGGGGACGGGTGAGGGACAGGCGGCACACACGGGCCGGAACCGGAATTTTTGCACACCTCTCCGGGGATCTCCGCCGCCGCCCCCTGAGGAGGCGCTTTCAGCGGCAGGGTGAAACAGAACCGGCTCCCCCGGTTCGGCTCACTTTCAACCCATATCCGTCCGCCCATCCGTTCGACAAGGTTCCGGGAAATGCTCAGGCCCAGGCCCACGCCGCTGTAACGGCGGCTGAGTGAGCCGTCCGCCTGGTAAAAGGCTCTGAAAATCTCCCGGCGCTTGTCTTCGGGAATGCCGATACCGGTATCTCTGACAGAAAATCGCAGCAGATCCGGCTCACCGCAACCCGCCGATTCGCGGACAGCGTCTGCACAAACCCGGATCTCCCCGGATTCGGTAAATTTGACCGCATTTCGCAGCAGATTGATCAGGATTTGCCGAATCCGGTTCGGATCACCCATCAGACGACCCGGAACCGCCCGGTCAATGCGGCGCTGAAGGATCAGCCCCTTTTTTTCCGCCTCGGGCCGGACCGGGGCCAGGGCCGACCGGAGCAGGTCATCCGGGTCAAAGGCCGCAGAGGTCAGCTCCAGCTTTCCGGCCTCGATACGGGCGAAGTCGAGTATATCGTTGAGCAGGACCAGCAGGGCGTCGGCGGAAAACCGGGCCATCCTCAGATACTCCCGCTGCGTGGGGTTCAGCGGGGTGTCGAGGGCCAGCCCCAGCATACCGATAATGCCGTTCATGGGCGTCCGGATCTCATGGCTCATATTGGCCAGGAACTCGCTCTTGGCCCGGCTGGCAATTTCCGCCTTCTCCCTGGACCGGACCAGTTCATACTTGGCCTGTTTCCGCCGGATGGCGACCGCATACAGATCTGCCAGACGCCGGACCAGATCCGCATCCCGGTCCGTATACGGCCCTTCGCCATGACTCAGGACAATCTGCCCCACGGTTTTGTCGTTAAAGCGGGCCGCAACAGCCAGCCGGACCGGGGTCATCGGGCCATCCGTCCACCCGTCCGGGTCCGGGCCGGTCATTTCACCGGTCTCCGGATCAATATATCCCGCATATCCCCGCCCGCTGCCGGTCAGCCGTTTGGCCTTTTCCAGGACCAGGGCAGACATATCCGCCAGAGAAAGAGGGGACAGCAGTGCGCGGGAGAGTTCGGCAAAGGCCTGGTTGACCGATGACTCCCGGGCCAGTTCACGGGTCTGCTCCCGGACGGCATGTTCCAGAATCTTTTTTTCCCGGCGCAGCAGATCCTCGGACCGCCTGATCCGCAGCATCACCCTCACCTGACTGATCAGTTCCGCGCTTCCGACAGGCTTGGTCAGAAACGCATCCGCCCCCAGGTTCAGGCCCCGGATGCGGCTGGCGGAATCCGTCTGCATTCCGGTAAAGAGGATCACGGGGCTGTGCCGGGTTCTTTCGTCGGATTTGAGCTGCCTGCAGACTTCAAATCCGTCCATATCCGGCATATTGATGTCGAGCAGTATGACATCCGGCGGATCGGACCGGGCCTGCTCAACTCCGTCACGCCCGGACATCGCAACATCCACCCCCAGGTCCGGCAGATATCTTTCCAGCAACCGCTGAACATAGTTCAGTATATTTATCTCATCATCAATGACTAGGATTTTTTCCATATATCGGCCTGCTCTCCCCGGCCCCTTCCGCCCAAAGGCTTGACCCATACGTCTCCGGTATGGGGATAAAAGGAAATTTTGCGCCCGTATCTGCCCCTTACATCGGCGGTTTTCAAGTGAAAGCGGGAGGCCCCGATCATCTCAACGGCCATTTCAACGTTCTGTGACCCGACAGAGGGGATCCCCCCGGCACCGGAATTCCTTCCAAACATATCCGAGCCGCCGAAGAGCTTCACCTCTGTTTCCCCCGGGCGCCCTCCCCGCCTCTGAAAATCTGAGAACATCAGCGGAATAACCGACTGAACATATCTGAAAGACCCCTGGCAGTCGGATCTGTCCGGCCCGCACCGGGGCAACAGGGCGTGGCATATGGCAGCCATGCCGAGCCGGGCGTTGAACAGGGTCAGCGACACACAGGATCCCAGGACGGTCGTCACCTTCAGCGGCTGACGGGCATTGTCCCTGCGGATAAAAAGCTCCGAAGGCCTGAGAAATATCATGGGCAATCTTGCATCAGGCTGGTTCATAAGGTTTTCCGGTACACGGTGGATGTGACCTGCGACAGCGGTATGTTCAGCCCGTTCAGGGTTTCGGAATGTCCCGTAAAAAGATAGCCGCCCGTTATCAGATGACGGCAAATGCTGTTCAGGATTTTTTCCTGGTTTTCCCGGTCAAAATAGATGAGGACATTTCGGCAGAAGACCACATCCATCTGCTCGCGAATGCCGAAATCATTTTTCATAAAATTGACCCGGTAAAACCGGACCGCCGCCCGAAGCTCCGGCACGATCCGCACCAGATCCTTTCCCCGGTCCCTGCTTTTCAGCAGATATTTCTTGCGAAAACGCATGGGAACCGGTTCGATCCGGCTGTGGGGATAAATCCCTGAAGCTGCGCTTTTCAACATCCGGGTCGAAATATCCGTGCCCAGCACGGAATAACTGAATCCGGGGCAGCGGCGTCTGAACTCGTTCAACACCATCGCCAGGGTGTACGCCTCCTCACCGCTGGAACACCCTGCGCTCCACACGGCGGCCCGCCTGCGGACACCTGCACCGAAATGGCGGACCAGTTGCGGCAGCACCGATTCGGTCAGATAATCGAAATGCTGGGACTCGCGGAAGAAATCGGTCTTATTGGTCGTCACCACATCAATCATGTGGGCCAGTTCCTCAGCCATTCCCCGGTCACTGAAGAGATAGTCTGCATACTCTTCAAATGTCCTGATCTTCAGCGTCCGAAGACGTTTCTGAAGCCGGGCCTGCAACATGGTCTGTTTGGCTTCGGGCATCTTGATGCCCAGTTCGGCCTGAATAAACCGCCTGAAGCGGCGGAAGGTTCTCTGGGACATGGTGCAAAGCCCTGCATGCATATCGCTGTCAGACATCGTCACGCGCCTCTCATTCTGCGGCACCTTCGTCTGTATCCGTTTCCGGCACGGCCTCAACCGACTCTGCCAGCATCAGTTCATCGGTGGAAAAGACTCGGTCGATATCCAGAATAATGATAAACTGATCATCCCGTTTGCCGATCCCTCTGATAAATTCCGTTTTCCAGCGCATACCGATTCTGGGCGGTGGCTCAATCTGATCCGCTTCAATATCAAGAACCTCATCCACCGAGTCCGCCAGAGTTCCCAGAACGGTGATTTCATCCTCAAGGGTGATCTCCATGACGATAATCCGGGTATCCAGGGTCTCCTTTATATCGGAAAGCCCGAATTTGAAACGCAGATCCATCACCGGCACCACACTGCCCCGGACGTTGATGACCCCCCGCATGAAATCAGGGGTACCCGGCACCTTGGTGATAGGGATCAGATCCAGCACCTCCCGGACCTGGGCCACATCCAGTGCAAAGACCTCATCTCCCAGCTTGAAAGTCAGATATTGAGAAGCGCTGGCGCTATCGGCCTCTTCTACTCTGTCATTCTTTTGCTCTTTCATCCCGTCTCCTCATTAAAATAGTCCGTCTGATACATTCCGGTTCCGAATCTCCTCACAGTCACAGGTTTTCGGATAATTGTTTTCTCATCATTAAACAGGGGAAAAGAACGTTAAAAGCACAGCGGTCTGATTAATTTCTGACATTTATTATACCGCTTTGTATCAATTTCTGTCCGCCCCGCCACCGGATCATTTCTGACCCTGCGTTTTCCGGCAATCTGAGTAAAACAAATTTTTCCCCTGAATTTAAAAGCAATTTACGTGCCCGGAAACGGCCAGATTAAATTCAATGCCGTTTCCTTAAGAAAATTAAGGAGTGCCAAACTGAAAGTTTGGCAGTATTTTTCTGAATTATTTCAGTGTTCCGAACTTTCAGTTCAGAACTCCGCCGCCCTTAAGGAAACGGCATTGAGATTAAATTAACATTTGTTTCCAATGACTTCAACAGCCAAAAAAATCCTGACAAAGGGATCGCGGCCCCCTTTTTATTGTAACGCAAGGTATTCGGAACAAACTGCCCGGAGCTGAAAGCCGAACCTGCGCTTCAGGACCCTGAGTTACATCACCGGCAGCGGGCGCAGGGTGGGTACATCTTTCTGCGCCCACCGATCCCGGTTCGGCTTTCAGCCGGAGGATGTGTTCCCCGGCGGTCGGATTCATATCAATATTTCACGAACTCGTCTTTTCCCGGCTCCCTGCCCCATTCCGAAACCTGCTCATCGGTCTTCATGGTCAGGCAGTCCTCTGTTTTCAGATATCCAACCGCTTCCGGAGCATCCGGCGATTTATTTCCGAACGCCGTATCGCCGCCCGTCACATCCGTATTCCGGCGGTCATTCTCTCCAAGTCTGAAAAATCCCACCGTGTTCCGAAGCTGACCGGACTGACCGGCCAGTTCCTCAGCCGTTGACGCCATTTCTTCGGACACCGAAGCGTTCTGCTGAATCACCTGATCCAGTTGCTGAATCGCCGTGTTGATCTGTTTGGCTCCGGTATCCTGCTCTCTGCTGGCTGCTGAAATCTCCTGAACCAGGTTGGCGGTCTTCCGGATCTCCGGCACCAGGTGCGACAGCATCTCCCCGGCCCGCTCCGCAATCCGGATGCTCTCGCCGGAGAGTGTATTGATCTCGCCGGCAGCCATCTGACTCCGCTCGGACAGCTTGCGGACCTCCGAGGCGACCACGGCAAATCCTCTGCCATGCTCACCGGCCCGCGCCGCCTCAATGGCAGCGTTCAGGGCCAGCAGATCGGTCTGACGGGCGATCTCCTCGATAATCCCGATTTTATCCGCAATCTCTTTCATGGCCTCGGCCGTCTCCGCAACGGATTTGCCGCTTTCCACCGCATTTTCTGACGATTTCAGTGCGATCTTCTCGGTCTCCAGGGCGTTCTCGGCATTCTGCCGGATATTGGCCCCCATCTCCTCCATGGAGGCCGAAACCTCCTCGGCAGAAGCGGCCTGCTGATTAACGCCCTGGGACATCTGCTGGGCGCTGTCGCTCAGTTGCTGACTTCCCAGCGCCACATGACCGGATGCGGATATGGCGGCCCGGACCACCTCGTTCAGCTTCCGGGACATGGCGTTGAGGGCCTGCATCAGGGCGTCCTCGCCGGACCGTTCGGCGAACCGGACGGTCAGATCGCCGGACGCCATCTTTCCGGACAGTTCCGTAATCTGTCGGACCGCACGGATGAGCAGGTTCAGGTTCTTCTTAATGACATTGAAATCCCCGCTGTAGACGTCGGTAATCTCCTCCGGGATACTTCCCCTGGCGATGCGGTCCACATAGTCCGCCGCCACATTCAGGGGCCGGATCACCGCATCCAGCGTGTCATTGATGCCCCGGACAATCCGCCGGTAATCCCCGGTGAAACGTTCCGCATCCCCCCGACTCTCCAGACGCCCCTGCAGGGCCGCGTCCGTCAGACCGGCCAGATCGTTTACCAGGTCGGATATGGCGGATTTCATCTGGCCCAGACTCCCGCTGATCTTCAGGAAGTTCTCCCGCTCGGTCTGCGTATATTCGTCTCCGTCACCCACGGAAAGGTCAAAGGAGAGATCCCCGACTGCCAGCTGCTCCAGCTTCCCGGACAGACGTGCCACCTCCTCTTCCAGATAGTTCTCTTTCCGATGCCGGGCCGTAATGTCCTGAGACACTTCCACATGGCCGATCTTCTTCCCCTCCCGGTCCAGCAAATATGAGGAATCGACCTGAAACCGCTTGTCCTCATGATTGAAAAAGGTCCGGGGTTCCCCTCTTCTCAGACGTGCGATACCACACTTCTCCGTATTACAGATCTCCGCATTCCACTCGCTGCACGCTCTGCCCCTGACCTCATGCCGCCGGACCCCCAGCATCTCCTCGGAAAGCTTGTTGAGAAAGGTCCAGCGCATGTCCGTATCTGTCACCGACAGCGGCATCGGGATCGAATCCAGCAGTTGTTCATACCAGAATACCTTGTCCGCGATCCGATCCAGCGTGTTGTTCACGCCCCGGACGATCCGGTGAAATTCGCCCTTGTGGCGCGCCGCATCGGCCCGGACCTCGAAACGCTCCTCCGCCGCGGCCCCCACCAGCATGTTCACATCCGCTGTCAGATTTCGGACCGCCTGAATGGTCTCCTCCAGGTTTTTATTGATTTCGCTGAAATTCTGTCCGATCGCATGGGTATCCTCATCGGTTTCGGGGTTTTTAAAACGGACTTCCAGATCACCGGAGGCCAGCTTTCTCAGATTACCGATCAGCCTGTCCACCTCAAAGGCCTGAAAATCTCCCTGCTTTTCGGCCCGGCGGGCGGCCCGCCGGACATCGGTCTGATCCTGAATGATCTCCAGCCCGCCGATAATGTCGCCCTGCGCGTTTCTGACCGGCACACCGCTGTAAAGAATATCCACCTCTTTCCCCTGCGGGCAGGCCGACGTCTCGCCGGTAACCGCATATCCCATCTGCATACACTGGCCTGTGGCACATTTCTCAGTCCGGCAATCCGATGTATTGAAATGGTCATGACATTTGGTTCCGATCACCTTTTCACGGGGCAGACCGATTAAATCGGCACCACTTTTGTTGATATAGCGGATGGTAAAATCCCGATCAACAATAAAGGCCTGCGCCGGCATAACGTCTATATGGCCGACCAGGGAGTCGATCAGCCGGTTGACCCCCTCAATCATCCTGGCATATTCTCCCCGGTGCTTTCCGGCATCCGCACGGGTATCCAGATGTCCCTCGATGGCCGCTCCGGCCAGCATCTCCGCGTCAGCCACCAGTGTCCGCAGGTTCTGCTTCATCAGGACCAGCCACTGGTGAATCTGGTCCTGATCGGACGCCTTCTCCACTTCGGCGGTCATATCGCCGCTGGCAATGGCCGACACATAGCCGACCAGATCCGTCAGCCACTGGTGAACTCCGTTTACAGCCTTCTTGATCTCCTCATGATCGCCCCTGTACTCTGTCTCCACCTTTTCCCGGAGATTTCCGCCCCGGATCAGTTGAAGCACCCGGACGCTTTCATTAATGGGCGTCAGGATGGTATCCAGCATTCCGTTGATCCCCCGGACGACCTCGGCATA
This window encodes:
- a CDS encoding CheR family methyltransferase, producing the protein MSDSDMHAGLCTMSQRTFRRFRRFIQAELGIKMPEAKQTMLQARLQKRLRTLKIRTFEEYADYLFSDRGMAEELAHMIDVVTTNKTDFFRESQHFDYLTESVLPQLVRHFGAGVRRRAAVWSAGCSSGEEAYTLAMVLNEFRRRCPGFSYSVLGTDISTRMLKSAASGIYPHSRIEPVPMRFRKKYLLKSRDRGKDLVRIVPELRAAVRFYRVNFMKNDFGIREQMDVVFCRNVLIYFDRENQEKILNSICRHLITGGYLFTGHSETLNGLNIPLSQVTSTVYRKTL
- a CDS encoding chemotaxis protein CheD — encoded protein: MNQPDARLPMIFLRPSELFIRRDNARQPLKVTTVLGSCVSLTLFNARLGMAAICHALLPRCGPDRSDCQGSFRYVQSVIPLMFSDFQRRGGRPGETEVKLFGGSDMFGRNSGAGGIPSVGSQNVEMAVEMIGASRFHLKTADVRGRYGRKISFYPHTGDVWVKPLGGRGRGEQADIWKKS
- a CDS encoding methyl-accepting chemotaxis protein is translated as MRIGTKIYTGCCLITLISLIIGGAGIYGLARLRSAIEHLSYGTAAELNAMVDVERHAYKAVVSELRFLLRHSESDYLGSLAALESVDTHLDRADRFAAELGHGDIASVTEKARSGAAKYRDLYQETVALIREREKLRKSVSDRSQQITDAAISTVHKMDQLFRHRVESGMTDAQSVRSFEKKDESLIRILHLAGQANAEFLNYIYTKEARHAQKALDDADTILTHLGRLKAVIHEDELLEEIQQQTALVRLFKQLTGKYIGVSEKVEKNKAVIARYADGVIGHAVMAADLSIRNARQTGDASDSLGIRMIYGLLFVMGVGILISFGFAIGLARSILRPMSQGIDFAWAISKGDFNTALEVPKGDDEIGQLAGAMSAIREEVNRLLRELVRLTQASDQGNLSARGEAEQFQGAYAEVVRGINGMLDTILTPINESVRVLQLIRGGNLREKVETEYRGDHEEIKKAVNGVHQWLTDLVGYVSAIASGDMTAEVEKASDQDQIHQWLVLMKQNLRTLVADAEMLAGAAIEGHLDTRADAGKHRGEYARMIEGVNRLIDSLVGHIDVMPAQAFIVDRDFTIRYINKSGADLIGLPREKVIGTKCHDHFNTSDCRTEKCATGQCMQMGYAVTGETSACPQGKEVDILYSGVPVRNAQGDIIGGLEIIQDQTDVRRAARRAEKQGDFQAFEVDRLIGNLRKLASGDLEVRFKNPETDEDTHAIGQNFSEINKNLEETIQAVRNLTADVNMLVGAAAEERFEVRADAARHKGEFHRIVRGVNNTLDRIADKVFWYEQLLDSIPMPLSVTDTDMRWTFLNKLSEEMLGVRRHEVRGRACSEWNAEICNTEKCGIARLRRGEPRTFFNHEDKRFQVDSSYLLDREGKKIGHVEVSQDITARHRKENYLEEEVARLSGKLEQLAVGDLSFDLSVGDGDEYTQTERENFLKISGSLGQMKSAISDLVNDLAGLTDAALQGRLESRGDAERFTGDYRRIVRGINDTLDAVIRPLNVAADYVDRIARGSIPEEITDVYSGDFNVIKKNLNLLIRAVRQITELSGKMASGDLTVRFAERSGEDALMQALNAMSRKLNEVVRAAISASGHVALGSQQLSDSAQQMSQGVNQQAASAEEVSASMEEMGANIRQNAENALETEKIALKSSENAVESGKSVAETAEAMKEIADKIGIIEEIARQTDLLALNAAIEAARAGEHGRGFAVVASEVRKLSERSQMAAGEINTLSGESIRIAERAGEMLSHLVPEIRKTANLVQEISAASREQDTGAKQINTAIQQLDQVIQQNASVSEEMASTAEELAGQSGQLRNTVGFFRLGENDRRNTDVTGGDTAFGNKSPDAPEAVGYLKTEDCLTMKTDEQVSEWGREPGKDEFVKY
- a CDS encoding chemotaxis protein CheW produces the protein MKEQKNDRVEEADSASASQYLTFKLGDEVFALDVAQVREVLDLIPITKVPGTPDFMRGVINVRGSVVPVMDLRFKFGLSDIKETLDTRIIVMEITLEDEITVLGTLADSVDEVLDIEADQIEPPPRIGMRWKTEFIRGIGKRDDQFIIILDIDRVFSTDELMLAESVEAVPETDTDEGAAE
- a CDS encoding response regulator, translating into MEKILVIDDEINILNYVQRLLERYLPDLGVDVAMSGRDGVEQARSDPPDVILLDINMPDMDGFEVCRQLKSDERTRHSPVILFTGMQTDSASRIRGLNLGADAFLTKPVGSAELISQVRVMLRIRRSEDLLRREKKILEHAVREQTRELARESSVNQAFAELSRALLSPLSLADMSALVLEKAKRLTGSGRGYAGYIDPETGEMTGPDPDGWTDGPMTPVRLAVAARFNDKTVGQIVLSHGEGPYTDRDADLVRRLADLYAVAIRRKQAKYELVRSREKAEIASRAKSEFLANMSHEIRTPMNGIIGMLGLALDTPLNPTQREYLRMARFSADALLVLLNDILDFARIEAGKLELTSAAFDPDDLLRSALAPVRPEAEKKGLILQRRIDRAVPGRLMGDPNRIRQILINLLRNAVKFTESGEIRVCADAVRESAGCGEPDLLRFSVRDTGIGIPEDKRREIFRAFYQADGSLSRRYSGVGLGLSISRNLVERMGGRIWVESEPNRGSRFCFTLPLKAPPQGAAAEIPGEVCKNSGSGPCVPPVPHPSPRILLAEDDEISRCVFTGILEEMGIAVTAVRNGRAALDALSASAFDLILMDVQMPEMDGLAASRMIRETDPETPIIALTAHAFPRDRDRCVAAGMTDYLAKPVTQATFGKILSKYIPVSYRPARVALMADGQSAAGALQSENEPHLLFSGVCDALEEVESAVQAGDSDALERLAERLRRVAAEAGRSDIADDAFRLKLAARANDPGKARFLTDQMTRTAAVMHRQLNGGKGAGHDGQTACGPDSQLQGSGVRVCQTAFIRNEGIRHK
- a CDS encoding response regulator, with the translated sequence MMKILIAEDDFIARRILKDILSAYGDCDIVVDGDEAVQAFRLAHEENAPYDLICMDIMMPNTDGQQALVRIRDMEKQYGIRGTAEVRVIMVTALDDPKNVFQAYYNGVATAYIVKPIEKDRLADSIRALGLPG